TTAAACAAACGCCTGTACAGGTAACTTCTACAACACAGATCACAAATCCTGACGGGACAACCCGTACCGTCGATGTGGACCGCTCATCTTATTATGAGGCGAATGGCGTAAAGTATGATGTGAAACTGGATGCGCAGGGTTACACCGTAAATTCACCTTCATTCAAAAAACCTGCTTTGTTGAGAAAAACATCGACCAATAGTTATATTTATCGTGGTAAAGACCAGACCTCCATCGGGTATTTTGACACCAATGGAAACCTCGTTCTCGAAACTTATGACGACAGCTCAGATAAAGTTACCGTGCAAACCTTTGCAAGGGTAAAATAAAAAAGTTTGCGCCTAAAACTAAAAATCCTGAGTATAACACTCAGGATTTTTTTATTCGTTATGCAGAAACGCCTGCCGGTTGAGCAGCGTTTCCTCACTTTCCACATAATCATCGTCAGGAACACAGCAGTCGACCGGGCATACCGCAGCACATTGCGGCTCTTCATGAAAACCTTTACATTCTGTACATTTGCCGGGAACGATGTAATAAATATCGTCAGAAATCGGGGTTTGCGGATCTTCTGCATCGACAGTTTCACCGGAAGGCAAAACTACTTTTCCGCGTAGTGAAGTCCCATCTTTGTAGCGCCAATCGTCAGCACCTTCATAGATTGCCGTATTCGGGCATTCCGGTTCACACGCACCGCAATTGATACATTCGTCTGTTATGATAATTGCCATTTTTCAGGTTTAAGGGTTCAGGCTGCAAGGTGCAGGAAACGGTTGCCGGCAAAACCCTGCACCCTGTACCTTGCACCCTGTACCAAAAAGAACTAATTTTGCGCAAAATTACGTCCAAAACAATTCATAAGCAAATCAATATGGTTTTAGCAGATAAAAAAACGGCTTTCGTGACACTCGGAAAATTTCTCAGGCAGTTTTCTGAACACGGAAATACTAAAAACCCGGTAGTGCCGCATAACGATTTGTTTTTTGACGCTTTCGCAGATTTGATCCTGCTGTCGCAATCGCACAATGGCTGGTATACGCCGGAGCAGGTTTACTTTTCGGTGCAATCATGGGCAGAAGCTTTGACGGTTGAAAACCTTGAGAAATGGCTTTCTGCGTATGATATTAAGGACGTGGCACCGAAAATTGTTGGGTTGATATTGGCCGGAAATATTCCGCTTGTGGGTTTCCACGATTTCCTCAGTGTATTGATGAGTGGTCATAAAGCTTTGGTGAAATTATCCTCAAATGACCAGAAGTTATTGCCATTTATCGCAAAATACCTGATTGCGGCCGACGGAAGGTTTTCAAATTTAATCGAATTTACGGAAGGCAAACTGGAAAATTTTGATGCGGTAATCGCCACGGGAAGCAACAATACGGCACGTTATTTTGAATATTATTTTAAGGACAAGCCTTCAATTATCCGGAAGAACAGGAATTCGGTGGCGGTTTTGGATGGCAGCGAATCAAAGGAACAGATGGTGGCGCTGGGTGAAGATGTATTCCGGTATTTCGGGTTGGGATGCAGGAATGTTTCCAAGATTTTTATCCCGAAAGGTTACAATTTCGACCCATTCTTCAATGGCATGTTCCCGTACCAGGATGTGATAAAATATGAGAAATACGCCAACAATTACGACTATAATAAAGCGGTGTTCCTGATGAGCAACTTCAAATTGCTTGACAATGAATTCCTGACGATTAAGGAAGATACGGGCTATGCATCCCCTATTTCGAGCGTGTTTTATGAATATTATGAAAATCTTTCAGACATAAAAACACGATTGCAACACGATAAGGACCAAATCCAATGCATCGTTTCGAACAACCTGATTGACAATAGCATTCCTTTCGGGAAAACACAGCAGCCGGAATTGTGGGATTATGCGGATGATGTGGATACGGTGGCGTTCTTATTGCAGTTAGGAAAGTCCGAAAAGTCCGAAAGTCCGAAAGATTAAAACTGCTGCATTGACTTCCGGACTTTCAGACTTTTCCAGCTTCCGGACTCGTCAACTACAACGTTTTTGTTAATAACCTTATGAAATTATTATCAAATCGTAATCAGCGGATTAATTGATTTTAAGAAATTTGCCGTTGAATTTTTATTACGCAAAAATGAAAAAACACAATTACAGCGCCGGTCCGTGCATCCTTCCCCAGGAAGTATTTGAGAAATCGGCGGCCGCCATACTCGACTTTAACCATTCTGGTTTATCCATCCTTGAAATCTCGCACCGTAGCAAGGATTTTGTCGCCGTAATGGACGAAGCGCGGGCTTTGGTACTCGAATTACTCGGGCTAGAAGGCAAAGGTTACCAGGCCTTATTCATGCACGGTGGTGCCAGCCTTGAATTCCTGATGGTGCCGTGTAACCTGATGAAACAGGATGGAAAAGCGGCGTATCTTGATACGGGAACCTGGGCAAATAATGCCATTAAGGAAGCTAAATTCTTCGGGGAAACGGTGGTTGCCGCCTCTTCCAAAGAAGCGAATTACAGTTTTATCCCAAAGGATTTTTCCATTCCGGCTGATGCAGATTATTTCCATTGCACGAGCAACAACACCATTTTTGGAACACAGATGAAATCTTTTCCTGAAACCAATGTGCCTTTGGTGTGTGATATGAGTTCGGATATATTTTCGAGGACGATCGATTTTTCGAAATTCGATTTGATTTATGCAGGGGCACAGAAAAACATGGGGCCTGCCGGAGCGACATTGGCGGTTGTAAAAGAAGCCATTCTGGGCAAAACCGGTCGTTCGATTCCGAGCATGCTCGATTATCAAAAACATATCGCTGCGGAAAGCATGTACAATACACCAGCTGTTTTTCCAGTTTATGCGTCATTGCTGACATTACAATGGCTTAAGAGTTTGGGCGGCATTTCTGCCATTGAAAAAATAAATGAACAGAAAGCCGCACTTTTGTATACTGAAATCGATCGTAACCCTTTGTTTAAGGGCACGGCAAATATTGAAGACAGGAGCAATATGAATGCGACGTTCCTTTTAAATGATGAAGCGCATGCCCCACTATTCGATGAATTGTGGAAGAAAGCCGGAATCTCGGGAATTCCCGGACACCGTTCTGTCGGAGGATACAGGGCGTCGATGTACAATGCCCTGCCGCTGGAAAGTGTTCAGGTGCTGGTAGATGTGATGAAAGAACTTGAAACTAAAATATAACACGGAGCGCCTAGCCCCGATAGCAGTGGAAATCCTTTTTATTTGCTGCCAAAAATAAAAAGATTGCAACGGATAGCGGGAAATAGCTCCAAAAAAAATGAATTAGAAAATTAAGCAATCAGATAATTATTCAGTTTTTTGCATGATCTGATTTTCTAATTT
This genomic stretch from Flavobacterium pallidum harbors:
- a CDS encoding acyl-CoA reductase, which codes for MVLADKKTAFVTLGKFLRQFSEHGNTKNPVVPHNDLFFDAFADLILLSQSHNGWYTPEQVYFSVQSWAEALTVENLEKWLSAYDIKDVAPKIVGLILAGNIPLVGFHDFLSVLMSGHKALVKLSSNDQKLLPFIAKYLIAADGRFSNLIEFTEGKLENFDAVIATGSNNTARYFEYYFKDKPSIIRKNRNSVAVLDGSESKEQMVALGEDVFRYFGLGCRNVSKIFIPKGYNFDPFFNGMFPYQDVIKYEKYANNYDYNKAVFLMSNFKLLDNEFLTIKEDTGYASPISSVFYEYYENLSDIKTRLQHDKDQIQCIVSNNLIDNSIPFGKTQQPELWDYADDVDTVAFLLQLGKSEKSESPKD
- a CDS encoding 4Fe-4S dicluster domain-containing protein, whose protein sequence is MAIIITDECINCGACEPECPNTAIYEGADDWRYKDGTSLRGKVVLPSGETVDAEDPQTPISDDIYYIVPGKCTECKGFHEEPQCAAVCPVDCCVPDDDYVESEETLLNRQAFLHNE
- the serC gene encoding 3-phosphoserine/phosphohydroxythreonine transaminase, whose amino-acid sequence is MKKHNYSAGPCILPQEVFEKSAAAILDFNHSGLSILEISHRSKDFVAVMDEARALVLELLGLEGKGYQALFMHGGASLEFLMVPCNLMKQDGKAAYLDTGTWANNAIKEAKFFGETVVAASSKEANYSFIPKDFSIPADADYFHCTSNNTIFGTQMKSFPETNVPLVCDMSSDIFSRTIDFSKFDLIYAGAQKNMGPAGATLAVVKEAILGKTGRSIPSMLDYQKHIAAESMYNTPAVFPVYASLLTLQWLKSLGGISAIEKINEQKAALLYTEIDRNPLFKGTANIEDRSNMNATFLLNDEAHAPLFDELWKKAGISGIPGHRSVGGYRASMYNALPLESVQVLVDVMKELETKI